The DNA segment CGGCGGCTGATCGCCAGGCCCAGGCCGAAGCCGCCGGTGGCGCGGTCGCGGCTGCGGTCCAGGCGGTAGAACGGCTCGAAGATCCGGGCGCGCTGCTCTTCGGGGATGCCGATGCCATCGTCATCCACCCAGATTTCACAGCCCTTGGCGCAGACCTTGACGCCGATCTGGATCCGTCGCTCGCAATAGCGCATGGCATTGCGCAGCAGGTTTTGCAGGGCACGGGCGGTGAGGCGTGGGTCGAGGGTAAAACGCTCCACGGCGCACTCCAGTACCACATCAATCACGATCTCCGGGTTCTCCAGCTCGTCGTCGATGCTGCCCAGGATGCTGTCGATAAACTCATCGAGCACCACCTCCACCCGCTCGGGCAGATGCGCCGGGTTTTGCAGGCGGCTGTAGGACAGCAACTCCAGCACCAGCTCATCCAACTCGCGGATATGCGCCACCAGGCCTTGCAGGCGCTCGCGGCTGGCGGCCGGCTGATCTTCGGACAACGCCAGGGCCAGGCCGAAATCCAGGCGGGTCAGCGGTGTGCGCAGTTCGTGGGACACCGCGTTGAGCAAGTCCCGCTGCTGGTTGAGCAGGTGCTCGATGTCGTTGGCCATGGTGTCGAACACCGCCGCCAGGCTGCCGATGTTGGAGCTGGGGGGAATATGCGTACGCTCCTCCAGGCGGCCCCGGCCCAACTGCGCTGCGGTGACCTTGAGGCGCTCCAGGTCGCGCCAATGCGGGCGCAGCCAGATCAACAGGCCGCCCAGCAACGCCGCGCCGATCAGCACGTTCATGGTCCAGTACAGCAGGTTCATGTCCAGCGGGTCGGGGGGGATGGTCAATTTAACCGCCAACTGCCCATTGAGCGGCGAGCTGATCTCCTCCATCCAGCCCCACTCCCCCAGGCGGATCACCGGCTTGCCCTGCTCCAGCAGTCGCTCCTCGTCGGGTGTGTAGCGGGCGTCCTGGCGATGCATCAGTTGCACCTTCAGCGGCGCAAAATCCCGTGCCAATTGGTCGGTGACCTCGGACCAGCGCTCCACCGGCCGGCTGTGGTACTGGCGCACGATCAGGCTCTGCAAGCCACGGGACTGCTCGATGTTGTAGTTCATGTAGCGGTCGTGGAAGACCTCGATGATGCCCATGGGGATCAAGTAGATCGCTGCGCTGTAGGTCACGATGGTCAGCAGGTAGAGACGGATCAGGGCGCGGAACATGGTGTCAGCATTCCCACTCGGAGCGACTGAACAGGTAGCCTTTGCCCCATACCGTCTTGATCTTGCGCGCCTCGCCGGCATGGTCGTCGAACTTGCGGCGCAGCTTGGAGATGGCCACATCCACCGAACGGTCGGTGCCGTTGAACTCGATGCCCCGCAGGCGCTGCAGGATCTGGTCGCGACTGAGTACTTCGCCGGCATGCCGGGCCAGCACCACCAACAGGTTGTATTCGCCGCTGGACAGCTCCACCGTCTGCTCGCGCCAAGTCACGGCGCGTTCCGACAGGTCAATGCACAGGTTGCCCATCAGGATCTGGTCGTTGGCCGCCTGTGGCTCGCTGAGGCTGCTGCGGCGCAACAGGGTGCGCACCCGGGCCAGCAGCACCCGTGGCTCGCAGGGTTTGGTCACGTAGTCGTCGGCGCCCATTTCCAGGCCCAGCACCTGGTCATGGCTGTCATCGCGGGCGGTGAGCATCAGGATTGGCAGGCCGGCCGAATCGGCGCGCAGCAGGCGGCAGACTTGCAGGCCATCGAGGCCAGGCAGCATCAGGTCGAGGATCACCAGGTCTGGTGGGTTGAGCCTCGCCCGTTCACGCACATGGTCGCCACGGCTGAGCACATTGACGTGATAGCCATTGCGTTCAAGGTAACTGGCAATCAGCTCGGACAGCGCGGCGTCGTCTTCGACCAGGAGGATGTTGGGCATGGTGTTTCCAAATAATACAGTTTCACATTAGATCGTCATTGATCAGAAGAGCTTGTTAGGATCCACAGCCGTGAAGGATATACGCACGCGCCTCGGCGTGCGCCGTACCTTACATTTCTTCACAGACCACCTACACAGCTTCACAGCACCGAGTCGGGGGCGCCCGTAGGATGCGCCAGTCAATATTGGGATAAGAGCATGTCAAAGAATCTGTTTGCGCCGTTTTGCCTGCTGGCACTGACCCTGGCCCTGGGTGCGTGTGGCAACTCCGCAGGCGACACCCCCGAAATGCCCCTGGCCAAGGTGCGGATCGAAACCCTCGAAGCCAAGCCCCTGTCCATCAGCAGCGAGCTGAGTGGGCGGATCGTCGCACCGCGCATCGCCGAAGTGCGCGCCCGGGTTGCGGGCGTGGTGCTTCAACGGGTGTTCAAGGAAGGCCATGACGTCAAACAGGGCGACGTGCTGTTCCGTATTGACCCGGCGCCGTTCAAGGCCGACCTCGACAGCGCCCAGGCCAGCCTGCGCAAGGCCGAGGCCAATGCCTTCCAGGCGCGCCTGCAAGAGCAGCGCTACAGCCAGTTGGTCGAAGGCAATGCCATCAGCGCCCAGGACTACGACAACGCCCGCGCCGCCGCCCGGCAAACCGCCGCGGATGTCGCGGCCAACCAGGCAGCGGTGCAACGCGCCAAGCTCAACCTTGGCTATGCCACCGTGACCGCGCCGATCTCCGGGCGTATCGGCCGCGCGCTGGTGACCGAAGGCGCCCTGGTGGGGCAGAACGAAGCCACGCCCATGGCGCTGATCCAGCAACTGGACCCGATCCACGCCGACCTGACCCAATCCACCCGCGAACTCAATGACCTGCGCCGCGCTTTCCGCGCCGGGCATTTGAAGCAAGTGGGCCAGGACCAGGCCAAGGCCACGCTGATCCAGGATGACGGTAGCCTCTATCCGCTGCCGGGCAAGTTGCTGTTCGCGGAGATTTCCGTAGACCCCGGTACCGGGCAGATCATCCTGCGCAGCGAATTCCCCAACCCGGACCTCGACCTATTGCCCGGCAGCTTTATCCGCGTACGCCTGGAGCAGGCGGTCGACCAGCAAGGCCTGAGCGTGCCGCAGCGCGCAATCACCCGTGACAGCGCCGGCATCCCCATGGTGTTGCTCGTGGACGCCGAGCAGAACGTCAGCCAGCAGCCGGTGGAGTTGGGCGCGGCGATCAATGATCGCTGGGTGGTCAACAGCGGCCTGAAGGCTGGGGACCGCATCATCGTCGAAGGCCTGCAACACGCACGCCCCGGCGAAAAAGTCGAAGTGGATGCCAGCGTCGCGCCTGTCGCCCAGGCAGCCGGCCAGTAATCAAAGGGATCAGAGACAATGCCGCAGTTCTTTATTGACCGCCCGATCTTCGCCTGGGTGGTCGCCCTGTTTATCCTGCTGGCCGGCGCCCTCGCCATCCCGCAGTTGCCGGTGGCGCAGTACCCCAACGTCGCGCCGCCGAAAGTGGAAATCTACGCGGTGTACCCGGGCGCTTCGGCGCAAACCCTGGATGAAAGCGTGGTCAGCCTGATCGAGCAGGAGCTCAACGGCGCCGACCACCTGCTGTATTTCGAATCCCAGAGCAGCCTCGGCTCGGCCACCATCACCGCGACCTTCCAGCCGGGCACCGACCCGGAAATGGCCCAGGTCGATGTGCAGAACCGCCTCAAGGCCGTGGAGCCGCGCCTGCCGCAAGCCGTGACCCAGCAAGGCTTGCAGGTGGAGAAGGTGTCCGCCGGCTTCCTGCTGCTGGTGACTTTGACCTCCAGCGACGGCAAGCTCGACGACGTGGCGCTCAGCGATTACCTGGCGCGCAACGTGATGAACGAGCTCAAGCGCCTCGACGGCGTGGGCAAGGCCCAGCTGTACGGCGCCGAGCGGGCGATGCGGATCTGGATCGACCCGCAGAAACTCATCGGTTTCAACCTGACCCCGGCCGACGTCAATGCGGCGATTACCGCGCAGAACGCCCAGGTCTCGGCCGGTAGCATCGGTGATCTGCCGGGCACCAATACCCAGGAAATCACCGCGTCGATTCTGGTCAAGGGCCAGCTCTCCACGCCGGCCGAGTTTGCCGACATTGTGCTCAAGGCCAACCCGGACGGTTCCACCGTGCGTATTGGTGATGTGGCGCGGGTCGAGATCGGCAGCCAGGAATACCAGTTCTCCACGCGCCTGAACGGCAAGCCCTCCACCGCCGTCAGCGTGCAACTGTCGCCCGGCGCCAATGCCTTGAGCACCGCGACCCTGGTGCGGGCAAAGATGGATGAGCTGTCGCGCTACTTCCCGGCCAATGTCGAGTACAAGATCCCTTACGACACCTCGCCGTTCGTCAAGGTCTCGATCACCAAGGTGATATACACCCTGCTGGAGGCGATGGCGCTGGTGTTTGCGGTGATGTTCCTGTTCCTGCAAAACATCCGCTACACCCTGATCCCGACGCTGGTGGTGCCGATTGCACTGATGGGCACCTTCGCCACCATGCTGTTGCTGGGTTTCTCGATCAACGTGCTGACCATGTTCGGCATGGTGCTGGCCATCGGCATCCTGGTGGACGATGCGATTGTGGTGGTGGAGAACGTCGAGCGGATCATGGTGACTGAGGGCCTGTCGCCCAAGGAAGCCACACGCAAGGCCATGGGCCAGATTACCGGGGCGATCATCGGCATTACCCTGGTGCTGGTGGCGGTGTTCCTGCCGATGGCCTTTATGTCGGGTTCGGTGGGGGTGATCTACCAGCAGTTCTCGCTGTCGATGGCCACCTCGATCCTGTTCTCGGCGTTTCTCGCCCTGTCCTTGACCCCGGCCCTGTGCGCCACGTTGCTCAAGCCGATTGCCAAGGGCGAGCACCATACCAAGGGTGGGTTCTTCGGCTGGTTCAACCGGCGCTTTGAACAACTGACCGACCGCTACGAAGGCTGGGTTGCCTATGCCCTCAAGCGCAGCGGCCGCTACCTGCTGATCTACCTGGTCCTGCTGGTGGGCATGGGCTTCCTGTTCAGCCGCCTGCCCGCCTCGTTCCTGCCGGTGGAAGACCAGGGCTACACCATCACCGATATCCAGTTGCCGCCGGGCGCGAGCAAGAACCGTACGGTGCTGGTGGCCGAGCAGATCGAAGCGCATAACGCCACCGAGCCGGGCGTCGGTGATACGACGATGATCATGGGGTTCAGCTTCTCCGGTTCCGGGCAGAATGCGGCGCTGGCGTTTACCACGCTCAAGGATTGGTCCGAGCGCAGCAGCGACGATTCGGCGGCCTCGATTGCCGATCGCGCCAACATGGCCTTTACCGAACTCAAGGATGCGATGGCCTATGCCGTGCTGCCACCACCGGTGGATGGCCTGGGTACCTCCAGCGGCTTTGAGTTCCGCTTGCAGGACCGGGGCGGCGTCGGCCATGCCGCGTTGATGGCAGCCCGTACCGAACTGCTGGCGGCTGCGGAAAAAAGCCCGATCCTGGCCAATGTGCGCGAAAGTGCCCTGGCCGAGGCGCCGCAAGTGCAGTTGGAGGTGGACCGCAAGCGGGCCAATGCCCTGGGCGTGTCGTTTGCCGATGTGGGCAATATCCTGTCCTCGGCCGTTGGCTCGGCCTACATCAACGACTTCCCCAACCAGGGCCGCATGCAGCGCGTGGTGGTACAGGCCGAAGGCGACCAGCGCAGCCAGGTCGAAGACCTGATGAAGATCCATGTGCGCAACAACGCCGGGAAGATGGTGCCGCTGTCGGCATTTGTCGAAGCGCGCTGGGTCCAGGGCCCGGCGCAGTTGACCCGTTACAACGGTTACCCGGCCATCGCTATTTCGGGTGAAGCCTCACCCGGTCATAGCACCGGCGAGGCGATGGAAGAAATCCAGCGTCTGGTCAGCCAATTGCCAGCCGGCCTGGGCCAGGAATGGACCGGGTTGTCCTTGCAGGAGCGCTTGTCAGGCTCCCAGGCGCCGCTGCTGTTGATGCTGTCGCTGCTGGTGGTGTTCCTGTGCCTGGCGGCGCTGTATGAGAGCTGGTCGATCCCCACTTCGGTGCTGCTGGTGGTGCCGTTGGGCGTGTTGGGCGCGGTCATGGCGGTGTCGCTGCGCGGCATGCCCAACGACGTGTTCTTCAAGGTCGGCTTGATCACGATCATCGGGCTGTCGGCGAAAAACGCGATCCTGATCATCGAGTTCGCCAAGGACCTGTATGACCAGGGCGAAGACCTGATTGACGCGACATTGAAGGCCGCACGCTTGCGTCTGCGACCGATCATCATGACTTCGCTGGCGTTCATTCTGGGCGTGGTGCCGTTGGCGATTGCCACCGGCGCCAGTTCGGCGAGCCAGCAGGCGATTGGGACCGGGGTGATTGGCGGCATGATCACGGCGACACTGGCGGTGGTGTTTGTGCCGGTGTTCTTTGTGGTCGTCATGAAACTGGTGCGCAAACGCAAAGATTGATCAGCCCCCTGCAGGAGCCGGCAAGCCGGCTCCTGCAGGAATAGGCTATGGTGCTCAAACATCCCGCATTTGTGAGCACTATGCCCTTCCTCGCCCGAACCCACCCTCGCCTGTCCGCTGCCGCCGTCCTGGGCCTGGCAATCGGCATCCTGGCGCCCTTCGACTCAATCCTCAGCAAAATCCTGATCGGCTGGAACGTCGGGGTCTGGACCTACCTGGTGCTGATGC comes from the Pseudomonas shahriarae genome and includes:
- a CDS encoding efflux RND transporter periplasmic adaptor subunit — its product is MSKNLFAPFCLLALTLALGACGNSAGDTPEMPLAKVRIETLEAKPLSISSELSGRIVAPRIAEVRARVAGVVLQRVFKEGHDVKQGDVLFRIDPAPFKADLDSAQASLRKAEANAFQARLQEQRYSQLVEGNAISAQDYDNARAAARQTAADVAANQAAVQRAKLNLGYATVTAPISGRIGRALVTEGALVGQNEATPMALIQQLDPIHADLTQSTRELNDLRRAFRAGHLKQVGQDQAKATLIQDDGSLYPLPGKLLFAEISVDPGTGQIILRSEFPNPDLDLLPGSFIRVRLEQAVDQQGLSVPQRAITRDSAGIPMVLLVDAEQNVSQQPVELGAAINDRWVVNSGLKAGDRIIVEGLQHARPGEKVEVDASVAPVAQAAGQ
- a CDS encoding ATP-binding protein, which codes for MFRALIRLYLLTIVTYSAAIYLIPMGIIEVFHDRYMNYNIEQSRGLQSLIVRQYHSRPVERWSEVTDQLARDFAPLKVQLMHRQDARYTPDEERLLEQGKPVIRLGEWGWMEEISSPLNGQLAVKLTIPPDPLDMNLLYWTMNVLIGAALLGGLLIWLRPHWRDLERLKVTAAQLGRGRLEERTHIPPSSNIGSLAAVFDTMANDIEHLLNQQRDLLNAVSHELRTPLTRLDFGLALALSEDQPAASRERLQGLVAHIRELDELVLELLSYSRLQNPAHLPERVEVVLDEFIDSILGSIDDELENPEIVIDVVLECAVERFTLDPRLTARALQNLLRNAMRYCERRIQIGVKVCAKGCEIWVDDDGIGIPEEQRARIFEPFYRLDRSRDRATGGFGLGLAISRRAVEAQGGTLTAQASPLGGARLRLWLPT
- a CDS encoding response regulator transcription factor gives rise to the protein MPNILLVEDDAALSELIASYLERNGYHVNVLSRGDHVRERARLNPPDLVILDLMLPGLDGLQVCRLLRADSAGLPILMLTARDDSHDQVLGLEMGADDYVTKPCEPRVLLARVRTLLRRSSLSEPQAANDQILMGNLCIDLSERAVTWREQTVELSSGEYNLLVVLARHAGEVLSRDQILQRLRGIEFNGTDRSVDVAISKLRRKFDDHAGEARKIKTVWGKGYLFSRSEWEC
- a CDS encoding efflux RND transporter permease subunit; this translates as MPQFFIDRPIFAWVVALFILLAGALAIPQLPVAQYPNVAPPKVEIYAVYPGASAQTLDESVVSLIEQELNGADHLLYFESQSSLGSATITATFQPGTDPEMAQVDVQNRLKAVEPRLPQAVTQQGLQVEKVSAGFLLLVTLTSSDGKLDDVALSDYLARNVMNELKRLDGVGKAQLYGAERAMRIWIDPQKLIGFNLTPADVNAAITAQNAQVSAGSIGDLPGTNTQEITASILVKGQLSTPAEFADIVLKANPDGSTVRIGDVARVEIGSQEYQFSTRLNGKPSTAVSVQLSPGANALSTATLVRAKMDELSRYFPANVEYKIPYDTSPFVKVSITKVIYTLLEAMALVFAVMFLFLQNIRYTLIPTLVVPIALMGTFATMLLLGFSINVLTMFGMVLAIGILVDDAIVVVENVERIMVTEGLSPKEATRKAMGQITGAIIGITLVLVAVFLPMAFMSGSVGVIYQQFSLSMATSILFSAFLALSLTPALCATLLKPIAKGEHHTKGGFFGWFNRRFEQLTDRYEGWVAYALKRSGRYLLIYLVLLVGMGFLFSRLPASFLPVEDQGYTITDIQLPPGASKNRTVLVAEQIEAHNATEPGVGDTTMIMGFSFSGSGQNAALAFTTLKDWSERSSDDSAASIADRANMAFTELKDAMAYAVLPPPVDGLGTSSGFEFRLQDRGGVGHAALMAARTELLAAAEKSPILANVRESALAEAPQVQLEVDRKRANALGVSFADVGNILSSAVGSAYINDFPNQGRMQRVVVQAEGDQRSQVEDLMKIHVRNNAGKMVPLSAFVEARWVQGPAQLTRYNGYPAIAISGEASPGHSTGEAMEEIQRLVSQLPAGLGQEWTGLSLQERLSGSQAPLLLMLSLLVVFLCLAALYESWSIPTSVLLVVPLGVLGAVMAVSLRGMPNDVFFKVGLITIIGLSAKNAILIIEFAKDLYDQGEDLIDATLKAARLRLRPIIMTSLAFILGVVPLAIATGASSASQQAIGTGVIGGMITATLAVVFVPVFFVVVMKLVRKRKD